From a single Kitasatospora azatica KCTC 9699 genomic region:
- a CDS encoding LCP family protein — MTTRQRREPARRSGTRRRLKPIAATLGLTLLAGCAAGYVYLKHLDSNIKHTPLRAAVALPPPPPGPTDTAGRSAMNILVIGTDSRAGLDGAYGDRDNTGIGNNDVDIVLHIAPDRRSAVAVNLPRDTLVDLPECKDPKTGEVFRATTHRPLNEALGRGGPGCVTSTVESVTQLKIDHYALVTFQGVKDLTDAVGGVPVNLCTPIHDRESHLDLSAGPHTLDGEQGLAFVRTRMAVQDGSSLGRFTMQRAYLSALLRKVTSAGTLLDPTTAFPVVEAATRSITVDDAIDGTTKLVGLANELSNIKPGSVQFVQPEMHYTEDDPSPSLRQKAAFTQPAADQLFRLVRDGQPLTPNTEPSPATGTGTDRPSATTPTPSGTPSASDTDTPTDAPADALGSTPSASPSGLGVTVHNGDEAGCVKGWTGSLEQ; from the coding sequence ATGACGACCAGGCAGCGGCGCGAGCCTGCCCGCAGGAGCGGCACGCGGCGGCGGCTGAAGCCCATTGCGGCGACCCTGGGCCTGACTCTGCTGGCCGGGTGCGCGGCGGGTTACGTCTACCTCAAGCACCTGGACTCGAACATCAAGCACACCCCGCTGCGCGCCGCCGTGGCGCTGCCCCCGCCGCCGCCGGGGCCGACCGACACGGCAGGCCGCAGTGCGATGAACATCCTGGTGATCGGGACGGACAGCCGGGCCGGCCTGGACGGCGCGTACGGCGACCGGGACAACACCGGGATCGGCAACAACGACGTCGACATCGTGCTCCACATAGCCCCCGACCGGCGCTCGGCGGTCGCCGTCAACCTGCCCCGGGACACCCTCGTCGACCTGCCCGAGTGCAAGGACCCGAAGACCGGCGAGGTGTTCCGGGCGACCACTCACCGGCCGCTCAACGAGGCGCTCGGCCGCGGCGGTCCGGGCTGCGTGACCAGCACCGTGGAGTCGGTCACCCAGCTCAAGATCGACCACTACGCGCTGGTCACCTTCCAGGGCGTCAAGGACCTGACCGACGCCGTGGGCGGGGTGCCGGTCAACCTCTGCACCCCGATCCACGACAGGGAGTCGCACCTCGACCTGTCGGCCGGCCCGCACACCCTCGACGGCGAGCAGGGCCTGGCCTTCGTCCGCACCCGGATGGCGGTGCAGGACGGCAGCTCGCTGGGCCGCTTCACCATGCAGCGCGCCTACCTGTCGGCCCTGCTGCGCAAGGTCACCAGCGCCGGGACGCTGCTCGACCCGACCACCGCGTTCCCGGTGGTGGAGGCGGCCACCCGGTCCATCACGGTGGACGACGCGATCGACGGGACCACCAAGCTGGTCGGTCTGGCCAACGAACTCAGCAACATCAAGCCGGGTTCGGTGCAGTTCGTGCAGCCCGAGATGCACTACACCGAGGACGACCCGAGCCCCTCGCTGCGCCAGAAGGCCGCGTTCACCCAGCCGGCGGCGGACCAGCTGTTCCGGCTGGTCCGGGACGGGCAGCCGCTGACCCCGAACACCGAGCCGAGCCCGGCGACGGGCACGGGCACTGACAGGCCGTCAGCGACCACGCCCACGCCGAGCGGGACGCCGTCCGCGAGCGACACCGACACCCCGACCGACGCTCCGGCCGACGCCCTCGGCAGCACCCCCAGCGCCTCGCCCTCCGGCCTCGGAGTCACCGTGCACAACGGCGACGAGGCCGGCTGCGTCAAGGGCTGGACCGGCTCGCTCGAGCAGTGA
- a CDS encoding TIGR03089 family protein, whose amino-acid sequence MTAPFAADARTPAELLRAALGEDPARPLVTFYDDRTGERVELSVKTFDNWVAKTANLLQDELNAGPEDRAALLLPAHWQSAVWLLACWSVGVTAVPGGDPAEAALVVSGPDGLEAAQACSGERVALALRPLGGRFPQRPDGFLDYAAEVPGQGDRFAPYSPVVADSPALETTVDGLPLKLSSEQTVRLAREGAARLGLERGSRVLSTLSYDDWAGLEAGLLAPLVAGGSVVLCRNSGELTDDQWRSRIDAERVTLKVG is encoded by the coding sequence ATGACTGCGCCCTTCGCTGCCGACGCCCGTACCCCCGCCGAGCTGCTGCGAGCCGCCCTCGGTGAGGATCCCGCCCGACCCCTGGTCACTTTCTATGACGACCGCACGGGGGAGAGAGTCGAACTCTCGGTCAAAACCTTCGACAACTGGGTGGCCAAGACCGCCAATCTGCTGCAGGACGAGCTGAACGCCGGTCCCGAGGACCGTGCGGCACTGCTGCTCCCCGCGCACTGGCAGAGTGCGGTCTGGCTACTGGCCTGCTGGTCGGTGGGCGTCACCGCGGTGCCGGGCGGCGACCCCGCCGAGGCCGCGCTGGTGGTCAGCGGCCCGGACGGGCTGGAAGCCGCCCAGGCCTGTTCCGGCGAACGGGTGGCGCTGGCGCTGCGCCCGCTCGGCGGCCGGTTCCCGCAGCGCCCGGACGGCTTCCTCGACTACGCGGCCGAGGTGCCGGGCCAGGGGGACCGCTTCGCGCCGTACTCCCCGGTGGTCGCGGACTCGCCCGCACTGGAGACCACGGTGGACGGGCTGCCGCTCAAGCTGAGCAGCGAGCAGACCGTGCGACTGGCCCGCGAGGGCGCCGCCCGGCTCGGCCTGGAGCGCGGCTCGCGGGTGCTGAGCACCCTGTCCTACGACGACTGGGCCGGCCTGGAGGCCGGCCTGCTGGCCCCGCTGGTGGCCGGCGGTTCGGTGGTGCTGTGCCGCAACTCCGGCGAGCTGACGGATGATCAGTGGCGCAGCCGGATCGACGCGGAGCGAGTGACCCTGAAGGTCGGCTGA
- a CDS encoding glycosyltransferase family 2 protein: MAAEELPAVSVIMPVLNEERHLRTAVRRILEQEYAGAMEVVIALGPSTDRTDAIAAELAAEDPRVRTVPNPTGRTPAGLNAAIRASSHPIVVRVDGHGLLTPGYIATAVRLLGEMDAANVGGIMHAEGETEWEKAVAAAMTAKIGVGNAAFHTGGLAGPAETVYLGVFRREVLEKLGGYNEEFIRAQDWELNYRIRQDGGLIWFTPQLKVTYRPRPSVRALAKQYKDYGRWRRVVTRYHRGSVNLRYLAPPAALLAVLLGLVLGAAVHPVFFVLPGGYAAGILGGSLLEGRGLSTKARLQLPVALATMHFSWGFGFLTSPRRLAARVIASTAPNAVREPVR; encoded by the coding sequence ATGGCTGCTGAGGAGCTGCCGGCGGTCTCTGTGATCATGCCGGTGCTCAACGAGGAACGACACCTTCGCACCGCCGTGCGGCGCATCCTGGAGCAGGAGTACGCCGGCGCCATGGAGGTGGTGATCGCGCTGGGTCCGTCCACCGACAGGACCGACGCGATCGCCGCCGAGCTGGCGGCCGAGGATCCGCGGGTGCGCACCGTGCCGAACCCCACCGGTCGCACGCCCGCCGGGCTGAACGCCGCGATCCGGGCCTCCAGCCACCCGATAGTGGTCCGGGTGGACGGCCACGGCCTGCTCACGCCGGGCTACATCGCCACCGCCGTGCGGCTGCTCGGCGAGATGGACGCGGCCAACGTCGGCGGGATCATGCACGCCGAGGGCGAGACCGAGTGGGAGAAGGCGGTCGCCGCCGCGATGACCGCCAAGATCGGCGTCGGCAACGCCGCCTTCCACACCGGCGGCCTGGCCGGCCCGGCCGAGACGGTCTACCTCGGAGTCTTCCGCCGCGAGGTGCTGGAGAAGCTCGGCGGCTACAACGAGGAGTTCATCCGGGCCCAGGACTGGGAGCTCAACTACCGGATCCGCCAGGACGGCGGCCTGATCTGGTTCACCCCGCAGCTCAAGGTGACCTACCGGCCGCGGCCGAGCGTCCGGGCACTGGCCAAGCAGTACAAGGACTACGGGCGCTGGCGCCGGGTGGTGACCCGCTACCACCGCGGCTCGGTCAACCTGCGCTACCTCGCCCCGCCGGCCGCGCTGCTCGCCGTGCTGCTCGGCCTGGTGCTGGGGGCCGCCGTGCACCCGGTCTTCTTCGTCCTGCCCGGCGGCTACGCGGCCGGCATCCTCGGCGGCTCGCTGCTCGAGGGGCGGGGACTGTCCACCAAGGCCCGGCTGCAGCTGCCGGTCGCGCTGGCCACCATGCACTTCAGCTGGGGCTTCGGCTTCCTCACCTCGCCGCGCAGGCTGGCGGCCAGGGTGATCGCCAGCACGGCGCCGAACGCGGTGCGCGAGCCGGTCCGCTAG